A single region of the Branchiostoma lanceolatum isolate klBraLanc5 chromosome 1, klBraLanc5.hap2, whole genome shotgun sequence genome encodes:
- the LOC136424125 gene encoding solute carrier family 35 member G1-like translates to MTLSVKNGDLEEDASGDRKASLKAARGPLLALGATVFSGTSSEFTALGSKGGIPGFQLLFFLRLTQFLTVLVCLVIFRPKLIGENRRQNWLLLLETLIHNLSTALVLLSFTYAAPGIAFGIIQGALPLFTAGFGFIFLKEKIGAIPCCGILISVTGVVLVSIGMATQAVDASHTLVVSILLPVAAAFTKAPDFVLRRAILKDVSGTTLYLYVTSMGTVALLILTFACETPVWTMSAEIAGYVAGVGLSQTMVMLFFIAVLKVEKAAIAVGLRTLVIPFTIILDYFILSVVPNVLKWAGLGLVVLGAVVLNVHTYWAHRQEEKRSSFLEKMGISLPEREKK, encoded by the coding sequence ATGACGTTGTCTGTGAAGAATGGTGACCTTGAAGAAGATGCCAGCGGCGACAGGAAAGCATCTCTGAAGGCGGCAAGAGGCCCACTGCTTGCCTTGGGGGCAACGGTTTTCTCCGGCACATCATCGGAATTCACCGCCCTAGGTAGTAAGGGTGGAATCCCGGGCTTCCAACTCCTCTTTTTTCTGAGACTGACCCAATTTCTCACAGTTCTAGTTTGCCTTGTGATCTTTCGTCCCAAACTGATAGGTGAGAACAGACGACAGAATTGGTTGCTTCTCCTGGAAACGTTGATTCACAACCTCTCTACCGCCCTGGTGCTTTTGTCCTTCACCTACGCTGCACCCGGCATCGCGTTCGGCATCATTCAAGGAGCATTGCCGCTGTTTACCGCCGGTTTCGGGTTCATCTTCCTGAAGGAGAAAATCGGCGCGATACCGTGTTGTGGGATCCTGATCAGCGTCACTGGTGTAGTGCTAGTTAGTATCGGGATGGCGACCCAAGCTGTGGACGCCTCGCACACACTGGTCGTGTCGATCCTCCTGCCTGTAGCTGCCGCTTTCACCAAAGCGCCAGATTTCGTTTTGAGGCGCGCCATCCTGAAGGACGTCTCCGGGACCACACTGTATCTCTACGTAACATCAATGGGAACCGTAGCCTTACTCATTCTGACTTTTGCGTGTGAGACTCCCGTATGGACAATGTCAGCAGAGATAGCTGGGTACGTAGCGGGGGTGGGCTTGTCCCAAACTATGGTCATGTTGTTCTTTATAGCAGTACTTAAAGTTGAGAAGGCAGCCATAGCGGTTGGACTGCGCACACTGGTGATACCATTCACTATCATACTggattatttcattttatcCGTGGTGCCAAATGTACTGAAATGGGCAGGCTTGGGTCTCGTGGTACTCGGTGCAGTAGTACTTAACGTCCATACTTATTGGGCACATCGTCAGGAGGAGAAACGTAGCTCTTTTCTGGAAAAGATGGGCATCTCTTTGCCggaaagagaaaagaaatga
- the LOC136424118 gene encoding U3 small nucleolar RNA-associated protein 18 homolog has product MLRRAARRKDTTSQAKRQDSEDAEEHTEGPKKVLRTFQDKKTWKAARKAKEESALEELVLGIQRREEEPIDRLEDAEEQSEEGSDDDVDSLGVTDTREAAWVDDDDDSRTRVEKTSDIPSWAQTSRGRKREHQSDDDSDEELLQHTGDLLAESSALPRGNINIKRCSDVNKTYPHQGPVRRVEFHPSAQVCLTAAQDVLGLFQIDGRNNPKIQTLHLEKFPIRTARFSTCGREVVLASATRWFFVYDMIAGKVIKIPKIRGVDDTSLPRFEVSPDGKFLLFLGKNGFMHLLSAKTKECVSSLKMNSDVSAATFSRDSRHLYSVGDAGEVYVWDVGTRDCIHKFVDDGCTHATSIALSHNSKYLATGSQSGVVNIYDAQHAAASSYPKPLKALLNLTTPVTQTCFNHSGEVMAMCSSEVFKAARLVHLPTLSVFSNFPEADSTVKRVQCLDFSPHSGYLAMGNNQGRALLYRIKHYKDF; this is encoded by the exons ATGTTGAGAAGGGCTGCTCGGAGAAAAGATACGACGTCTCAGGCGAAGAGACAAGACTCCGAAGATGCAGAAGAACACACGGAGGGCCCCAAGAAGGTTCTAAGAACGTTTCAAGACAAGAAGACGTGGAAGGCTGCTCGGAAGGCCAAGGAGGAGTCCGCCTTGGAGGAGCTGGTCCTAGGAATTCAGAGACGCGAGGAGGAGCCGATAGACAGACTTGAAGACGCGGAGGAGCAGTCTGAGGAG GGCTCTGATGACGACGTGGACAGTCTGGGGGTCACAGACACCCGGGAAGCAGCCTGGGtggacgatgatgatgacagcaGAACGCG AGTTGAGAAGACGTCAGACATTCCATCGTGGGCGCAAACGTCGCGGGGAAGGAAAAGGGAGCACCAGTCAGATG ACGACAGTGATGAGGAGTTGTTGCAGCACACAGGAGACCTGCTGGCCGAGTCTTCGGCTCTGCCCCGCGGAAACATCAACATCAAACGCTGCAGCGACGTCAACAAGACTTACCCACACCAG GGCCCGGTGCGGAGAGTGGAGTTCCACCCTTCGGCACAGGTGTGCCTGACAGCAGCGCAGGACGTCCTGGGGCTCTTCCAG ATAGACGGTAGGAACAACCCAAAGATCCAGACGCTGCACCTGGAGAAGTTCCCCATCAGGACGGCCCGCTTCAGCACCTGCGGCCGGGAGGTCGTCCTCGCCTCCGCCACCAGGTGGTTCTTTGTCTACGACATGATCGCCGGCAAGGTCATCAAGATCCCCAAGATCAGAG GTGTAGACGACACCAGTCTGCCACGGTTCGAGGTGTCTCCAGACGGGAAGTTTCTTCTGTTCCTCGGGAAGAATGGCTTCATGCACCTGCTGTCCGCTAAG ACGAAGGAATGTGTGAGCAGTCTTAAGATGAACAGTGATGTGTCGGCTGCGACCTTCTCCAGGGACAGTCGACACCTGTACTCAGTAGGAG ATGCTGGGGAGGTGTATGTGTGGGACGTTGGGACCAGGGACTGCATCCACAAGTTTGTGGACGACGGTTGCACACACGCAACCTCCATCGCTCTATCCCACAACTCCAAGTACCTCGCTACGGG GTCCCAGAGCGGGGTTGTGAACATCTACGACGCGCAGCACGCCGCGGCCAGCTCCTACCCGAAGCCGCTGAAGGCCCTGCTCAACCTGACCACGCCCGTCACGCAGACCTGCTTCAACCACTCCGGGGAGGTCATGGCCATGTGCAGCAGCGAGGTGTTCAAGGCCGCCAGGCTG GTCCACCTGCCGACCTTGAGCGTGTTCTCTAACTTCCCCGAGGCCGACAGCACAGTGAAGCGTGTGCAGTGTCTGGACTTCTCCCCTCACAGCGGCTACCTGGCGATGGGCAACAACCAGGGCAGAGCTCTACTGTACAG GATCAAACATTACAAGGACTTCTAA